The genomic window ACACCGTGCCTTTGTATTTCAGTACGAAAGATTTATGTGCGTATAATTCATCGTATTTCTCTGACGACTCAATCAGGTTATCACCGGTCCAATCGGCCCAGTTTACCAGGTCATTTGAGGCAGCAAAGCGATTAAATGAACCCTTTCTATCTTGCCAAAAGGCGCCAAAGTAAAACATTACCCAGGTTCCATTAATGTTTTGAATTACAGCATCTCCTGTAATACCCACGGGGTGATGAACAACAGGATTTTTATGGAACCGCTGCCAATGAACCATGTCATCAGAAACTGCCATGCCGATCCGTTCGTACCAGCGTGTTTTTTTATTGTTTGCCAAAGAATCGCCGACAGCATTGTAGTACATTACAAACCGATGTCCGGTTAATTTTTGTTTATCTTCAATTACTGTACTTTTAAAAAGTTTGTTCCGGTTTTCCCACCAACGTACATCTGCATCACGCGAAGTCAAAACAGGTTTATCAAGCCTGTTCCATTCTTGAATCATTGATGGGTCTTTCGTGGTATAAGCCATTCCGATAGATAAAGGTTCCACTTCGTAACCTTTTTCCTTACCTCCGAAATACGACATCCAATATTTAACATCGAACTGATTTACGCCATAACTTCCGCCCCATTTGGTATCCAATAAAGCATTATAACCTGCCTTTTGGTTATCGTCCCAATGGCCAGCATCGCCAAACGACATCAGTTTGCCCTGATTTTCCCAATGTAATAAATCCTTACTTTTTGCCAGCCAGGTTTCGTAACCACGACCGCTAAAAATAAGGTAGGTCATGTACCAATATTTGCCTTTTCTAAAAACCGTTGGGCAATCCATTTTATGGTCTTTATCTTCAGGGACCATTACCAAGCCATATTTATAAGGCGTTTTTACTTCCTGATAAATCTTTTCCATGGTTTCGGCTGAAACAGGATTAATGGTTTGAGCACTTAATTTTAATGCACTTACAAAAAGGAAAAATGCGATGATTATCTTTTTCATTTGTACTTTAAATTAAACTTATAATAACCTGATCCTAAGGCAACCTTAGCTTTCCCAGCTTCTATTCCAGCATCTGTAAACGCCGAATTGTTTTCTTCGGAGATTTCATATTTCGGCAAAACCGGAAAATAAACTGTTGCTTTTGTATTTACCGGGATATTTACCTCCAGTGTAAACGTCTGGTCTGTTTTTTCCCATTTGGACGAAATTTTGCCATAAGGAGAATTGTAACGCACATCAGCTGAGGTGAAATCGCCCACCACTTCGGGCTCGATTTTAATATGGTTAAAAGCAATTGAATTTTCTGCCTGACGGATCCCGCCAACACCACTATACAGCCATTCCATTAAGTGCCCGAGCATAAAATGATTGTTGGATACGGTTGGTAAAGCGGCCCACGATTCGGTTAAAGCCGTTGCCCCCTTGGCCAGCTGCATGCCATAACCAGGTACATCCGAACGGCTGTTCATATCAAAAATCACATCCGATTTACCGGCATCTTCTAAAACGCGCAACACATAACGATAACCTATATCGCCTGCTGTTAAACTGTTTTTACGATCTCTGATATCTTTAACCAAATTCTCGATTACTGCGTTTTTATGCTTTTCTTCAACCAGTTCCATATAAACCGCCATTGCATTTGCAGTTTGAGATCCTGTTGCATATTGTTTGCTTTTTGTATCAAAGAATTTATCGTTGAAGGCATTTTTTACTTCAATGGCAAGTTTCGCATAGGCTATTGCATCAGCCTTTTTGCCCAGAAGCGTTGCCATCTTTTCTAAAATTGTTAAATCATAATAATAAATGGCGGTGCCCGTAACGCCCATTGGTGTTAACTGAGAAACGCCGGGCGGTTTTGGCCCCAGATCATACCAATCGCCTAAACCCTGAGCTAAAATGTGGTTATTTGCTTTGGTGCCCAAATAATCGATGTAGCGCTGCATCATTGGGTAATAATCAACCATAGCCTGTTTATCGCCATACCACTGATATAAATACCATGGCATTAAAATACCACTGCTGCCCCATTCAGGCGAATCGCGGAACATATCGCCACCCCATTCAAATTTTACATACTCAGGTGCAATTTCAGGAATCAAACCACTAGCCAATTGCGAGTTTTTCATGTCCTGTAATGCCTTTTTGAAAAGCGGCGCAGCATTATAATTGTACCGTACAGAACTGCCCATTAAATGCAATTCCTCTAACCAGCCCAATTTTTCACGGTGTGGACAATCGGTAAAAACACTCACCATGTTACTTTTGATCGCCCAATCGATCAGGCTGAAAGTTTTATTGAACAACTCGTTCGAGGATGAAAACTTACCTACCTGCTCAGCGCCATTTCGGATGTGCAAGGCTTTTAGAACTTCGATGACTGATTTGCCAGATGGATTTGTCTTACCGCTCGGAACTGCTCCTTTAACCTGGAGGTAACGAAAGCCTGTATAAAAGAATTTAGGACGCCAGATTTCCAAACCATCCCCTTTTAAAATGTAGGTAAAATAAGATGGGCTGCCGATATTTTTTTGTGTTACCGAACCATCTTCTTTTAATAGTTCGGCGGGGGTAATGCGGACCGTATCTCCTTTTTTACCCCGTACTTTCAATTCGATAATTGCAGAAGCGTTCTGGCCCATATCATAAACCCATTCGCCATTGGCAACCGGGTTAATATTTTGAGGTGAAAAATTTTCGAAAATCTTTACAGGTTCTTCTTTCTGTGCATTTAGCTTCGGACCATCAATCAGTAGTGATGACTTCCATTTGTTGTCGTTAAAACCTGCTAAATTCCATCCTTTTTGCTCGAGGTTGGCATTGTAATCTTCACCGCCATAAATGCTTGAAAAAGTTATGGGTGATGGCGCGGTTTTCCAACTTTGGTTACTGATGATATTCGCTGAAGTTCCATCCGTATATTCGATTAACAGCCTGCAGATCATTTTCGGATAACCATAAGCCACTTTTAATTTTCTATACCTTTCTTTAACTGGAGGAATATAATAAAAACCATTGCCCAGCATCACTCCGATTGCATTTTCGCCTTTCTTGAGCTGTTTAGTTAAATCATAAGTCAGGTACAAGGCCTCTTTATCATACTTCGTCCAGCCGGGTGCTAAAAAATCATCACCAACCTTCGCGCCGTTTAAACTCATTTCAAAATGGCCTAAACCAGAAATAAAAGCTGTGGCTTTTTTAATTGTCTTCGTTACGGTAAACCCTTTGCGGAACATTGGCAAGATGTTATTGCCAATGTATTTGTCTTTTTTACCATCCGTTGGCAGACTATTTACGTTAGAATCTGCCAGTTTTTCGTAAGCAATCCATTTTGCACCTTTCCAGTCCGCTGTGCTGAGCAATCCCATTCGCCAAAAGGCCGAAGCACTCCAGGCAGATTTATTTCCAAAATTATCCCAAACACGGACTTTCCAATAATAGGTTTTGCCTGATAATAACTTTTTACCTTTATATTTAATCTGTAACGATTGACCTGAGTTTACTTTTTGGGTATCCCAAACATCCCCAATATTTTTATTTAAATTGCTTAAACTGCTAGAAGCTACGATCTGATAGCCTGTTTGCATGATATTGTGTTTAGCTGATTGCAGTTTCCAGCTCAAACTTGGTGAAAGAACATCAATACCAATAGGATTATTCCGATACGCACAATCCAATTGAGCAACCTTAATATCTTGCGCAAAAAGCGGAATGCTTAACAGATAAAGCCAAGAAAATATTACAAATTTGCTCATTCACTATTGCACACCGTTTCGGATGTTTTGGTTAGGTT from Flavobacterium sp. W4I14 includes these protein-coding regions:
- a CDS encoding alpha-L-rhamnosidase (product_source=KO:K05989; cleavage_site_network=SignalP-TM; ko=KO:K05989; pfam=PF05592,PF08531,PF17389,PF17390; superfamily=48208,49265,49785), whose protein sequence is MSKFVIFSWLYLLSIPLFAQDIKVAQLDCAYRNNPIGIDVLSPSLSWKLQSAKHNIMQTGYQIVASSSLSNLNKNIGDVWDTQKVNSGQSLQIKYKGKKLLSGKTYYWKVRVWDNFGNKSAWSASAFWRMGLLSTADWKGAKWIAYEKLADSNVNSLPTDGKKDKYIGNNILPMFRKGFTVTKTIKKATAFISGLGHFEMSLNGAKVGDDFLAPGWTKYDKEALYLTYDLTKQLKKGENAIGVMLGNGFYYIPPVKERYRKLKVAYGYPKMICRLLIEYTDGTSANIISNQSWKTAPSPITFSSIYGGEDYNANLEQKGWNLAGFNDNKWKSSLLIDGPKLNAQKEEPVKIFENFSPQNINPVANGEWVYDMGQNASAIIELKVRGKKGDTVRITPAELLKEDGSVTQKNIGSPSYFTYILKGDGLEIWRPKFFYTGFRYLQVKGAVPSGKTNPSGKSVIEVLKALHIRNGAEQVGKFSSSNELFNKTFSLIDWAIKSNMVSVFTDCPHREKLGWLEELHLMGSSVRYNYNAAPLFKKALQDMKNSQLASGLIPEIAPEYVKFEWGGDMFRDSPEWGSSGILMPWYLYQWYGDKQAMVDYYPMMQRYIDYLGTKANNHILAQGLGDWYDLGPKPPGVSQLTPMGVTGTAIYYYDLTILEKMATLLGKKADAIAYAKLAIEVKNAFNDKFFDTKSKQYATGSQTANAMAVYMELVEEKHKNAVIENLVKDIRDRKNSLTAGDIGYRYVLRVLEDAGKSDVIFDMNSRSDVPGYGMQLAKGATALTESWAALPTVSNNHFMLGHLMEWLYSGVGGIRQAENSIAFNHIKIEPEVVGDFTSADVRYNSPYGKISSKWEKTDQTFTLEVNIPVNTKATVYFPVLPKYEISEENNSAFTDAGIEAGKAKVALGSGYYKFNLKYK
- a CDS encoding putative GH43/DUF377 family glycosyl hydrolase (product_source=COG2152; cleavage_site_network=SignalP-noTM; cog=COG2152; superfamily=75005); amino-acid sequence: MKKIIIAFFLFVSALKLSAQTINPVSAETMEKIYQEVKTPYKYGLVMVPEDKDHKMDCPTVFRKGKYWYMTYLIFSGRGYETWLAKSKDLLHWENQGKLMSFGDAGHWDDNQKAGYNALLDTKWGGSYGVNQFDVKYWMSYFGGKEKGYEVEPLSIGMAYTTKDPSMIQEWNRLDKPVLTSRDADVRWWENRNKLFKSTVIEDKQKLTGHRFVMYYNAVGDSLANNKKTRWYERIGMAVSDDMVHWQRFHKNPVVHHPVGITGDAVIQNINGTWVMFYFGAFWQDRKGSFNRFAASNDLVNWADWTGDNLIESSEKYDELYAHKSFVLKYKGTVYHFYCAVNKLDQRGIAVATSKDLGKSKVNFVSETKK